A stretch of DNA from Cryptomeria japonica chromosome 4, Sugi_1.0, whole genome shotgun sequence:
ggTTTATCTTTTAAGATTTTTGGGAAAGTATCGTGCAACAATTTTTATGTCAATTTCAGGTCATACTATGATTCAGCATCAAGATAATTTAAACATATTTGCCAATGTTATCATAATGATAGATCATGACATGTGATccaaaatattaatgtaagagatCATACACATTTTTTGTCAAGGATTTTGCGAAATACACACAAAGGGGCCATGGTATAGAACTGGGAATGTAATTTTTTCCATAACCAATACAAATCGAGTTCAGATATATTTTAGCTATCTTTTCAAATTTGTGATTTGAAACATAACATTTGCTTTCAAAATTTTTGCTTTTAGAGTTGCATTAAAAGCTGTAGACTAACAATGGAGATACAAGTACCACGGCTGAAGGTAGCTTGACAAATCAACGATTTGCCTTCGCAACCCTTTCAATCTCATCTTTCTTCTTAATTGCGTAACTGCACAGAGAAAAATTTTGCAATCGCATATATCAAATGTCAACTTAATGTTACAAATCAGGAAAAAATTACAGCAAGCCTAAACGCTACCTACATCAAAACAATCATTGGAGGCGGAGAAAAAAAAACCAGACCTGTTTGACGATCCCTTGGCAGCATTGATAAGCTCGTCTGCAAGACACTCAGCAATTGTTTTAATGTTTCGGAATGCACTTTCCCGTGCACCAGTAGTAAGAAGATAGATTGCCTGATTGACACGTCTCAGGGGAGATATATCAACTGCTTGACGTCTTACAACACCTGCAGAACCAATTCGAGTTGCATCTTCTCGTGGACCACTGTTAAATTTTACACAGATTTAATAAAAAACCGTCGTGATGCACGGTTGCTAAAAAAACCACACAAAGAAAAATCTTAAGCACATTAAAAGAAACAGGTGCAGTTAACTAAAAACTGGATTCCAATTAGTAAGTAGATTAAATTTACCTGTTGATAATAGCATCAACAATGACCTGTATTGGGTTCTGGTCAGTAAGTAAATGAATGATTTCCATGGCA
This window harbors:
- the LOC131875408 gene encoding small ribosomal subunit protein uS7, translating into MAATLAQPDVKLFNRWTFEDIEVSDFSLQDYIAVSARKHATFVPHTAGRYSVKRFRKAQCPIVERLTNSLMMHGRNNGKKLMAVRIVKHAMEIIHLLTDQNPIQVIVDAIINSGPREDATRIGSAGVVRRQAVDISPLRRVNQAIYLLTTGARESAFRNIKTIAECLADELINAAKGSSNSYAIKKKDEIERVAKANR